Proteins encoded within one genomic window of Desulfurobacterium indicum:
- a CDS encoding formate dehydrogenase subunit gamma produces the protein MGWLKRKFRMREDYEKLIIVDGDKFFIEKWTVMQSLMHVGIMTMIMQVITGFPLKYWNTPWAKYIVKALGGINGLMTIHRVEGAVMFFDFLFVVFYCIMFMIANRDRVKKYGFWDTYRLLPGPTDVAAVQYFKYLLGFRKSPPDYDEYMWVDKFDFFAVGWGMIAIGITGWILWLPEVFTGFLHLPPVSIQIALIAHADEGMVAVGWIALVHLYMTHYSPHKFPMDWIWLTGISPELEWMEERPRSWRRIIKRTAEHEPELLEKYPALKERYEFVKSIENLPNEEIVARIHEYAHHLLEKELSEEAA, from the coding sequence ATGGGATGGCTTAAAAGAAAATTTAGAATGAGAGAGGATTATGAGAAACTTATTATTGTGGACGGTGATAAGTTTTTCATTGAAAAGTGGACAGTAATGCAGTCTCTTATGCATGTCGGTATTATGACGATGATTATGCAGGTTATAACAGGTTTCCCTCTTAAATACTGGAATACGCCGTGGGCAAAATATATTGTGAAAGCTCTTGGAGGAATAAATGGTCTTATGACCATTCACAGGGTTGAAGGTGCCGTAATGTTTTTTGACTTCCTATTTGTTGTTTTCTATTGCATAATGTTCATGATAGCCAACAGGGATAGGGTTAAAAAGTATGGTTTCTGGGACACTTATAGGCTTCTTCCAGGTCCTACAGATGTAGCGGCAGTACAGTATTTTAAATATCTTCTTGGTTTTAGAAAATCCCCGCCAGATTATGACGAGTATATGTGGGTTGATAAGTTTGATTTTTTTGCAGTTGGCTGGGGTATGATTGCAATTGGTATTACTGGCTGGATTCTCTGGCTTCCAGAAGTATTTACAGGATTCTTACATCTTCCACCTGTATCAATACAGATAGCTCTTATTGCTCATGCAGATGAAGGTATGGTTGCCGTTGGATGGATTGCTCTTGTTCACCTTTACATGACCCACTATAGTCCACACAAATTCCCGATGGATTGGATATGGCTTACAGGTATTTCTCCTGAACTTGAATGGATGGAAGAGAGACCTCGTTCATGGAGAAGAATTATTAAGAGGACAGCCGAGCATGAGCCCGAGCTTCTTGAAAAGTATCCTGCTTTAAAAGAGAGATATGAGTTTGTTAAATCTATAGAGAACCTGCCAAACGAGGAGATTGTTGCAAGAATTCATGAATATGCACATCACCTTCTTGAAAAGGAACTTAGCGAGGAGGCAGCATAA
- a CDS encoding NHL repeat-containing protein, producing the protein MRFLIAVLFTIVSFTVPSFAGEISGNFKFPSDIAVSSNRIYVVDGLNGRIVVLSKEGKKLSTIKADNPYGIYVDADNIYVASQSGKVFVFSKDGELKKTIDVSGRLVDVVKLGDNLWVTDAKNNCVKVVSLKTGKLIKSIGEKGSVPGDFVSPFMLATDGKDVYVVDSINARVEVFDKDGNFVRTFGDFGVEEGDLYRPKGIAVFNGEVAVSDVVNGAVQLFNPYGAFDGVVAKGLQYPISIAYDAGTLYVLEPLKNKILTFNVQGVK; encoded by the coding sequence ATGAGATTTTTAATAGCAGTGTTGTTTACAATTGTTTCTTTTACCGTTCCGTCTTTTGCCGGTGAAATCAGCGGGAACTTTAAGTTTCCGTCTGATATAGCTGTTTCGTCAAACAGAATTTATGTGGTTGACGGACTTAACGGAAGGATAGTTGTCCTTTCCAAAGAAGGCAAGAAATTAAGCACGATAAAGGCTGATAATCCTTACGGTATTTATGTGGATGCTGACAATATCTATGTTGCTTCACAGTCGGGCAAAGTTTTTGTTTTTTCAAAAGATGGGGAACTTAAAAAAACCATAGATGTTTCAGGAAGGCTTGTTGATGTTGTCAAGCTTGGGGATAATCTGTGGGTTACGGATGCAAAAAATAACTGTGTAAAGGTTGTTTCTCTTAAAACCGGAAAGTTGATTAAGAGTATAGGTGAAAAAGGTTCTGTTCCAGGAGACTTTGTTTCTCCGTTTATGCTGGCTACTGACGGAAAAGATGTTTATGTTGTAGATTCCATCAACGCAAGGGTAGAAGTTTTTGATAAAGATGGAAACTTTGTAAGGACATTCGGTGACTTTGGTGTTGAAGAAGGAGATCTATATAGGCCAAAAGGTATAGCTGTATTTAACGGAGAAGTTGCCGTTTCTGATGTTGTTAACGGTGCTGTTCAGCTTTTTAATCCATATGGAGCTTTTGACGGTGTTGTTGCTAAAGGACTTCAATATCCAATCTCTATTGCTTACGATGCAGGTACTCTTTACGTTCTGGAGCCTCTGAAAAACAAGATACTTACATTTAACGTACAAGGGGTTAAATAA